One genomic segment of Pseudonocardia sp. T1-2H includes these proteins:
- a CDS encoding helix-turn-helix domain-containing protein, producing MSATGTGGPGVDETLAVLLRLLATEAPDEAFHRLAEVGEAGPPGPVRDAALLALRRAERIRARLSRRKRREKETQALLETARGLAAIRDVDEALEAIVARTRQLLGTDATYLALVDPERGDAYMRVTLGTVTRTIETVRQPPGSGVGGRIVATGEPFATANYLLDPRLTRNPHVADAVAEDGIVSIAGVPMRRGPEVVGVLFAANRHERTFDQDEIALLSALADHAAVVIENARLFADAEATARRLREANAELAAHGSALERAGAAHEQLMPMALRRADVGELVEVVAGMLGGTVVAVGPDGAALAVAGGPAPEPLPVPEPGVVGAQRAGDSTWVVPVRAGTDEFGHLVLDSREPLLGADVRTFERAAQTAALLQLMERQAFTAEQHVRGELVDELLAEREPDWPAFDRRARRSHGIDLTRPHTVLVLTATGTSRRALLRAATERAGRHRGLALEHAAHVVLLLPDVDPAEAALAVPVELGRATGGIVTAGAAGPSASARELRSRHREADRCHRLLLALGREGEGASTDQLGALGLILEGTSRAQVRALLAQTVVPLQRYDAEHGSELLQTLDGYFAAGQNPRAAAKALQVHPNTVYQRLDRIDRVLGHRRWREPPGALTAQVALQLHRICEHIPVEELVAG from the coding sequence ATGAGCGCGACCGGAACGGGCGGTCCCGGTGTGGACGAGACCCTGGCCGTCCTGCTTCGCCTGCTCGCCACCGAGGCCCCGGACGAGGCGTTCCACCGGCTCGCCGAGGTCGGCGAGGCCGGCCCGCCCGGTCCGGTCCGGGACGCGGCGCTCCTCGCCCTGCGTCGCGCGGAACGGATCCGGGCGCGGCTCTCCCGCCGCAAGCGCCGGGAGAAGGAAACCCAGGCGCTGCTGGAGACCGCTCGCGGGCTGGCCGCGATTCGGGACGTCGACGAGGCGCTGGAGGCGATCGTCGCGCGCACCCGGCAGCTCCTCGGGACCGACGCGACCTACCTGGCCCTGGTCGACCCGGAGCGCGGCGACGCCTACATGCGCGTCACGCTCGGCACCGTCACGCGGACCATCGAGACGGTCCGGCAGCCGCCGGGCAGCGGCGTCGGGGGCCGGATCGTCGCGACCGGGGAGCCGTTCGCCACCGCCAACTACCTGCTCGATCCGCGGCTCACCCGCAACCCGCACGTCGCGGACGCGGTGGCCGAGGACGGCATCGTCAGCATCGCCGGCGTCCCGATGCGCCGTGGGCCGGAGGTCGTCGGGGTCCTCTTCGCCGCCAACCGCCACGAGCGCACCTTCGACCAGGACGAGATCGCGCTCCTGTCCGCGCTGGCGGACCACGCGGCGGTCGTGATCGAGAACGCCCGCCTCTTCGCCGACGCCGAGGCGACGGCCCGGCGGCTGCGGGAGGCGAACGCCGAGCTGGCGGCGCACGGCAGCGCCCTCGAACGGGCCGGCGCCGCCCACGAGCAGCTCATGCCGATGGCGTTACGGCGGGCGGACGTCGGCGAGCTGGTCGAGGTGGTCGCCGGGATGCTCGGCGGCACAGTCGTGGCCGTCGGGCCCGACGGCGCGGCCCTCGCCGTCGCCGGCGGCCCGGCCCCGGAGCCCCTTCCGGTGCCCGAGCCGGGCGTCGTCGGCGCGCAGCGGGCCGGCGACTCGACCTGGGTGGTGCCGGTCCGCGCCGGCACGGACGAGTTCGGCCATCTCGTGCTCGACAGCCGCGAACCGCTGCTCGGCGCGGACGTCCGGACCTTCGAACGGGCGGCGCAGACGGCCGCGCTGCTGCAGCTCATGGAACGCCAGGCCTTCACGGCCGAGCAGCATGTGCGGGGCGAGCTCGTCGACGAGCTGCTGGCCGAGCGGGAGCCGGACTGGCCGGCGTTCGACCGGCGGGCCCGGCGCTCCCACGGCATCGACCTCACCCGGCCGCACACGGTCCTGGTCCTCACCGCCACCGGGACCAGCCGCCGCGCGCTGCTCCGCGCCGCGACCGAGCGTGCCGGCCGGCACCGGGGCCTCGCCCTGGAGCACGCGGCCCACGTCGTGCTGCTGCTCCCCGACGTCGATCCGGCGGAGGCGGCCCTCGCCGTGCCCGTCGAGCTCGGGCGGGCGACCGGCGGCATCGTCACCGCCGGCGCGGCCGGGCCGTCGGCCTCTGCGCGCGAGCTCCGGAGCCGGCACCGCGAGGCGGACCGCTGCCACCGGCTGCTCCTCGCGCTGGGCCGAGAGGGCGAGGGGGCGAGCACGGACCAGCTGGGCGCGCTCGGGCTGATCCTCGAGGGCACGTCGCGCGCACAGGTGCGCGCGCTGCTGGCCCAGACCGTCGTCCCGCTGCAGCGCTACGACGCCGAGCACGGGTCCGAGCTGCTCCAGACCCTCGACGGCTACTTCGCCGCCGGGCAGAACCCGCGGGCCGCGGCCAAGGCCCTGCAGGTGCACCCAAACACGGTCTACCAGCGGCTGGATCGGATCGACCGGGTGCTCGGCCACCGCCGCTGGCGGGAACCGCCGGGCGCGCTGACCGCGCAGGTCGCACTGCAGCTCCACCGGATCTGCGAGCACATCCCGGTCGAGGAGCTGGTGGCCGGGTGA